The following proteins are co-located in the Spirosoma montaniterrae genome:
- a CDS encoding DUF262 domain-containing protein, whose translation MQAKETRLRHILEGQNQYVIPLFQRTYSWDAKEWQILWDDLVELLEGDHSRTHFVGSIVSMPTISVPEGVAKYLLIDGQQRVTTVFILLTLLRNKAKEVGEGRLADEIENTLLVNSYQDGEDYYKLMPTQVDRVAYKAILKGTHKDSDSQIQRAYDFFARKFSQKKPDIRRLKELIRTNLSLVSIVLDPDDNPHLVFESLNAKGRPLTQSDLIRNYFFMRVHVSQQEVIYSKYWQPMQTRLGDNLTEFIRHFLTRKGAVVKQSDVYQILKSEVSVTNALEYLEQLARYSEYYKKLLDPALEINSSIENYLRRLNRIEVTTAYPLLLNLYSDYENKHLSSGDFVQMLQVLENYLIRRFICGYATNQLNKIFPAIYQTLDKNPEGPVEGLKQVLHTKGYPKDAEVLLRLKDAKLYGAGDRLNKTRLILETLEDEFGHKEKVSFSNLTVEHIMPQTLTSWWQNHLGTEWQDTHELLLHTIGNLTLTAYNSELSNDSFIAKKERFAQSHLELNAYFENILGWNSEQIERRSEKLALTAIAIWPYFGRDETEQELGPVTGSTPTRLFILGEEFEVKSWRDVLEHTLNTIAFLEPEKFSIVVEELPHFISKNNAVLRSERQLNNGYFVEVNLSARRIERLCIQAIQTAELTIDDWKVTFVRGH comes from the coding sequence ATGCAAGCGAAAGAAACTCGGCTACGTCATATATTAGAAGGTCAGAATCAGTACGTTATCCCTTTATTCCAGCGTACATATAGTTGGGATGCTAAAGAGTGGCAAATATTATGGGATGATTTAGTAGAACTATTGGAAGGAGATCATTCACGAACTCACTTTGTCGGGTCTATCGTTAGTATGCCAACTATTTCAGTACCCGAGGGAGTTGCAAAATATTTGCTTATAGACGGTCAACAACGCGTAACAACCGTTTTCATACTACTCACGCTTCTACGCAATAAAGCTAAAGAAGTTGGGGAGGGACGACTGGCTGATGAGATTGAAAACACTTTATTGGTAAACTCATACCAAGACGGCGAGGATTATTACAAACTTATGCCTACTCAGGTAGATAGAGTGGCATATAAAGCAATACTGAAAGGGACGCATAAAGATTCCGACAGCCAGATACAACGCGCATATGATTTTTTTGCTCGAAAGTTTAGTCAGAAGAAGCCGGATATTCGTAGGTTAAAAGAACTGATACGGACTAATTTGTCGCTGGTTAGCATCGTTTTGGATCCTGATGACAATCCTCATCTTGTTTTTGAAAGTCTCAATGCCAAAGGGCGGCCTCTAACCCAGTCCGACTTAATTCGTAATTACTTCTTCATGCGCGTTCATGTTTCTCAGCAGGAGGTAATATATAGTAAATATTGGCAACCCATGCAAACAAGATTAGGAGATAACCTAACCGAGTTCATACGCCACTTCTTAACTCGAAAAGGTGCAGTAGTCAAACAGTCAGATGTGTATCAAATTTTAAAAAGCGAAGTTTCGGTCACTAACGCGTTAGAGTATCTAGAACAGTTAGCTCGGTATTCTGAGTATTACAAAAAGTTGCTCGATCCTGCTTTAGAGATTAATAGCAGTATAGAAAATTATCTTCGGAGGTTGAATAGAATCGAGGTTACAACAGCATACCCGTTGCTATTAAACCTTTATTCTGACTATGAAAACAAACACCTTTCATCAGGAGATTTTGTGCAGATGCTACAGGTCTTGGAAAATTATTTGATTCGAAGATTTATATGCGGATATGCAACAAATCAGCTGAACAAGATTTTTCCTGCTATTTATCAAACGCTTGATAAAAACCCGGAGGGGCCAGTCGAAGGTTTGAAGCAAGTGCTCCACACGAAAGGTTATCCCAAAGACGCAGAAGTACTACTACGATTGAAGGATGCTAAACTATACGGAGCAGGAGATCGACTCAATAAGACACGTTTAATTTTAGAAACGTTAGAAGACGAGTTCGGCCACAAAGAGAAAGTCTCTTTTTCTAATTTAACTGTGGAGCATATAATGCCACAAACCTTGACCAGTTGGTGGCAAAATCACTTAGGGACTGAATGGCAGGATACACACGAACTTCTTCTCCATACAATAGGCAATCTCACTCTAACTGCCTATAATTCAGAGCTGTCTAACGACAGTTTTATTGCGAAAAAAGAGCGTTTTGCTCAAAGCCATCTTGAACTTAATGCTTACTTTGAAAACATTCTTGGATGGAATAGCGAACAAATCGAGAGACGATCAGAAAAATTAGCCTTAACAGCTATAGCTATCTGGCCATATTTTGGTAGGGATGAGACAGAGCAGGAATTGGGGCCAGTTACTGGAAGTACCCCCACTCGTTTGTTTATTTTGGGAGAAGAGTTTGAGGTTAAATCCTGGCGGGATGTGCTCGAACACACGCTTAATACAATTGCTTTTCTCGAACCGGAAAAGTTTAGTATAGTGGTAGAAGAATTACCGCATTTTATCTCAAAAAACAATGCAGTATTGCGTAGTGAACGGCAGTTGAATAACGGTTATTTCGTTGAGGTAAATTTGTCTGCTAGACGTATTGAGAGACTTTGCATTCAAGCAATTCAAACGGCAGAGCTGACTATTGACGATTGGAAGGTAACGTTTGTTAGGGGGCACTGA
- a CDS encoding SDR family oxidoreductase, with product MNIEDKVIIISGASRGIGRATALLLARNGAHVVVTARSAEDLKKLETEHANIVGVAGDVANEADMQAVVQTALDRFGRIDVVINNAGYGIFKNVDDITVDEWDAIMATNVKGTFLLTKAALPTLKAQGSGHVVVVASDVAKRTFAGGSLYTASKYAQEAFMGALRKEVRPFGIKVTGVYSGLVDSHFHEKGHGHETSKNWLKNEDMAESMLFIISRPAHVVIDEFMVHPLEQEY from the coding sequence ATGAACATCGAAGATAAAGTCATCATTATTTCGGGGGCTTCGCGCGGAATTGGCCGGGCAACGGCCCTGCTACTGGCCCGGAATGGCGCACACGTAGTAGTCACGGCCCGCTCGGCAGAAGACCTCAAAAAGCTCGAAACCGAACATGCTAACATCGTCGGCGTAGCGGGCGATGTTGCCAACGAAGCCGATATGCAGGCCGTCGTACAAACCGCGCTCGACCGTTTCGGACGTATCGACGTGGTGATTAACAATGCGGGTTACGGCATCTTCAAGAACGTAGACGACATCACGGTGGACGAGTGGGATGCTATCATGGCAACCAATGTGAAAGGTACGTTTCTGCTCACTAAAGCCGCCTTGCCCACGCTAAAAGCGCAGGGTTCGGGACATGTGGTGGTGGTAGCCTCCGACGTAGCGAAGCGGACGTTTGCGGGAGGCTCGCTCTATACGGCCAGTAAATACGCGCAGGAAGCCTTCATGGGCGCACTGCGGAAAGAAGTTCGTCCGTTCGGTATCAAGGTGACGGGCGTGTATTCGGGTTTGGTCGATTCGCATTTCCACGAGAAAGGACACGGCCACGAAACCTCCAAAAACTGGCTCAAAAACGAAGACATGGCCGAGTCGATGCTGTTCATCATCAGCCGCCCCGCCCACGTGGTGATTGATGAATTTATGGTCCACCCGCTGGAGCAGGAGTATTAA
- a CDS encoding aldo/keto reductase translates to MHYRTFGRTGWQVSEIGYGMWGLAGWTGTEKAEVLRALDRSVDLGCNFFDTAWGYGEGVSEQILGQLIKNHPNKRLYNATKIPPKNRKWPSRRGFQIDDVFPADYIVEYTEKSLRNLDVETIDLMQFHVWEDDWAGRDEWKETIQQLTQQGKVQAWGISINRWEPDNSLNTLRTGLIDAVQVIYNIFDQAPEDNLFPLCRELNIGTIARVPFDEGTLTGTLTKNTTFPPNDWRSTYFVPENLSSSVEHADALRPLIPAGMTMPELALRFILSNPDVHTTIPGMRQLRNVESNIATSDGAGLPAELLEQLKEHRWDREPTEWSQ, encoded by the coding sequence ATGCACTACCGCACGTTTGGCCGCACTGGCTGGCAAGTTTCTGAAATTGGTTACGGCATGTGGGGCCTGGCGGGCTGGACCGGCACCGAAAAAGCCGAAGTTCTCCGCGCCCTCGACCGTTCTGTTGACCTCGGCTGTAATTTCTTCGACACCGCCTGGGGTTACGGCGAAGGCGTCAGCGAACAAATCCTGGGCCAGCTTATCAAAAACCACCCCAACAAACGACTTTACAACGCCACTAAAATTCCGCCCAAAAACCGCAAGTGGCCTTCCCGGCGCGGCTTCCAGATTGACGACGTATTTCCGGCGGATTATATCGTGGAATACACGGAGAAAAGTCTGAGAAATCTGGACGTAGAGACCATCGACCTGATGCAGTTTCACGTCTGGGAAGACGACTGGGCCGGGCGTGACGAGTGGAAAGAAACCATCCAGCAACTGACGCAACAGGGTAAAGTGCAGGCGTGGGGTATCTCGATTAACCGCTGGGAACCCGACAACAGTCTGAACACGCTACGTACCGGCCTCATCGACGCCGTGCAGGTCATCTACAATATATTTGATCAGGCTCCCGAAGACAACCTCTTCCCGCTTTGCCGCGAACTGAACATCGGCACCATCGCCCGCGTCCCGTTCGATGAAGGGACGCTGACCGGCACCCTGACCAAAAACACTACGTTCCCACCAAACGATTGGCGATCAACGTATTTCGTACCCGAAAACCTCAGCAGCAGCGTCGAACACGCCGACGCGCTACGTCCGCTCATCCCCGCCGGTATGACCATGCCCGAACTGGCCCTGCGCTTCATCCTGAGCAACCCCGACGTACACACGACCATTCCCGGAATGCGCCAACTCCGCAACGTAGAGTCCAACATCGCCACCAGCGACGGAGCCGGACTACCCGCCGAACTGCTGGAACAATTGAAGGAACACAGGTGGGATCGGGAGCCGACGGAGTGGAGCCAGTAG
- a CDS encoding M14 family zinc carboxypeptidase — protein sequence MRQSLRNLFFLSLCLVSCLTQAQTNYFFANNPGPLNPAIPTPEQFLGYPLSSHMTRYDQMVAYFRELARLSDRVHVETIGQTYEHRPLIMALFTSPVNYTNRETIRQNHLKRATAAGGDEVPLVVQIGANVHGNEPSGGESTLLTAYYLAASESDEVKRWLSEMLVFVEPILNPDGRDRFANWANMHKSESSVADPLDREHNEIWPGGRMNHYWFDPNRDWFLCAHPEAQAHVAWFHQWMPYVVVDHHEMGTNATFYFDPGKNSSNNPVVPAYLYDTVYPTFGNYFAKAMNGIGSLYFTKETFDKLYPGYGSSYANFYGGAGFLFEQASARGFVQETTTVPITFAFTIRNQLTAALATLRASMAEKPMLLKLRRDFFTAAANQAKQSTVKGYVFGDPADQTRTNAFVNLLRRHQIDTYELDRDLTAGGRTFRKGQAYVVPTDQRNYLMVRSAFEKQITYSDSLFYDASTWSLIHAFGLPHAELTTPTSKGAAPALPLGKAITGPLTATVPPVDRSPYAYLVDVSDYNAYRALYALQTGGAIVKTSFKPFTVKAGNKNRAFGYGTLVIPVQQQTLAADSLFRLVSRVSRQVGIAVRGVESGFSAQGIDLGSNAVRTLRRPEALLLVGPGVSAYEAGEIWHLLDQRVGMPITKLDLSNLPRTNLNRYTSLIMVSGAYPNDKTIADKVKAWVQSGGTLITLKTATEWAIKQGLTKEKLLAADTTRRSLRYNYDEATNYEGAKALGGSIFQADLDLSHPIGFGFTDRRMSVFKNSQTMLQPSQSPYNTVLQYTDKPLIGGYVHPASLKRVAKSAAILASGDGAGRVVLFADNPNFRATWYGTNKLFLNALFFGSVLTVPSVEGEE from the coding sequence ATGCGCCAATCGCTACGCAACCTCTTTTTTCTCAGCCTTTGCCTTGTTAGTTGTCTGACACAGGCCCAAACCAATTACTTTTTCGCCAACAACCCCGGCCCGCTAAATCCGGCCATCCCGACGCCCGAACAGTTTTTGGGCTACCCGCTCAGTTCGCACATGACCCGCTACGATCAGATGGTGGCCTACTTCCGCGAACTGGCCCGACTCTCCGACCGTGTGCACGTTGAAACCATCGGCCAAACTTACGAACATCGGCCACTTATTATGGCTCTGTTTACCAGCCCCGTTAACTACACAAACCGTGAAACTATCCGGCAAAATCACCTCAAACGTGCTACAGCCGCCGGGGGCGACGAGGTACCGCTGGTTGTCCAGATTGGCGCCAACGTACACGGCAATGAGCCATCTGGCGGTGAATCGACGTTGCTAACAGCCTATTACTTAGCTGCTTCGGAAAGCGATGAAGTGAAACGCTGGCTCAGCGAAATGCTCGTATTTGTGGAGCCGATTCTGAACCCCGATGGACGCGACCGCTTTGCCAATTGGGCCAATATGCACAAGAGCGAATCGTCGGTAGCCGACCCGCTCGACCGCGAACACAACGAAATATGGCCCGGTGGCCGCATGAATCATTACTGGTTCGACCCCAACCGCGACTGGTTTCTGTGCGCTCATCCCGAAGCACAGGCCCACGTAGCGTGGTTTCACCAGTGGATGCCCTACGTGGTGGTCGACCATCACGAGATGGGCACCAACGCTACGTTCTATTTCGACCCCGGCAAGAACAGCAGCAACAACCCCGTGGTGCCCGCCTATCTATACGACACGGTTTATCCAACTTTCGGCAACTACTTCGCGAAGGCCATGAATGGCATCGGGTCGCTGTATTTTACCAAAGAAACTTTCGACAAGCTTTACCCCGGCTACGGCTCCAGCTACGCTAATTTCTATGGCGGAGCCGGATTTCTGTTCGAGCAGGCGAGTGCGCGGGGGTTTGTACAGGAAACCACAACCGTGCCGATCACATTTGCATTTACGATTCGTAACCAGTTAACGGCGGCTTTGGCAACATTGCGGGCGTCGATGGCTGAAAAACCGATGCTGCTGAAACTGCGCCGGGATTTCTTCACGGCAGCAGCTAACCAGGCTAAACAAAGCACCGTTAAGGGCTACGTTTTTGGCGACCCCGCCGACCAGACTCGCACCAACGCATTTGTGAACCTGCTACGTCGGCACCAGATCGACACGTATGAACTCGACCGCGACCTGACGGCGGGCGGACGAACGTTCCGCAAAGGGCAGGCTTACGTAGTGCCCACCGATCAGCGAAATTACCTGATGGTGCGGTCGGCGTTTGAGAAGCAGATAACGTATTCCGACAGTCTTTTTTATGATGCTTCTACGTGGTCGCTGATTCATGCGTTTGGCCTGCCCCATGCCGAACTAACCACCCCTACCAGTAAAGGGGCAGCCCCTGCCCTACCCCTTGGCAAAGCCATTACCGGGCCGCTCACAGCCACTGTGCCGCCCGTTGACCGCAGCCCCTACGCCTATCTGGTTGATGTCAGCGATTACAACGCCTACCGCGCCCTGTATGCCCTGCAAACGGGCGGAGCCATCGTGAAAACCAGCTTTAAACCGTTCACAGTCAAGGCAGGCAACAAAAATCGGGCGTTTGGCTACGGCACACTGGTAATACCCGTTCAGCAGCAAACTCTCGCTGCCGACTCGCTGTTTCGACTGGTTAGCCGCGTAAGCAGGCAAGTAGGCATAGCCGTGCGGGGCGTTGAGTCGGGGTTCAGTGCGCAGGGCATCGATCTGGGCAGCAACGCTGTGCGTACACTACGCAGGCCCGAAGCACTGTTGCTGGTAGGCCCCGGCGTAAGTGCCTACGAAGCGGGCGAAATATGGCACCTGCTCGATCAGCGCGTAGGTATGCCCATTACAAAGTTAGACCTGAGCAACCTGCCCCGCACAAACCTTAACCGCTATACATCGCTCATTATGGTATCGGGCGCGTATCCGAACGATAAAACTATTGCTGACAAGGTAAAAGCCTGGGTGCAGAGTGGCGGCACACTGATTACGCTCAAAACGGCCACCGAATGGGCTATCAAACAGGGACTTACGAAAGAAAAGCTATTAGCCGCCGACACTACTCGCCGTTCACTCCGCTACAACTACGACGAAGCCACGAACTACGAAGGAGCCAAAGCCCTCGGCGGCAGCATCTTCCAGGCCGATCTTGACCTGAGCCACCCCATCGGGTTTGGGTTTACAGACCGGCGCATGTCGGTCTTCAAAAACAGTCAGACGATGCTGCAACCCAGCCAAAGCCCGTATAATACCGTGCTGCAATACACCGACAAACCGCTCATCGGGGGTTACGTGCACCCGGCGTCGCTGAAGCGCGTGGCGAAGTCGGCGGCTATTCTGGCAAGTGGCGACGGAGCCGGGCGCGTGGTCCTGTTCGCTGACAACCCCAACTTCCGGGCAACCTGGTACGGGACGAACAAGTTGTTCCTAAACGCTCTCTTTTTTGGTAGTGTGCTGACCGTACCGAGTGTGGAAGGAGAGGAGTAA
- a CDS encoding putative quinol monooxygenase: MLVRIVRMTFRPDALSDFQAIFDASKHRIRTFPGNCHLTLLRDPNNPAVRMTYSLWVSADALEAYRQSELFRTTWAATKVLFAERAVAFSGEALEEVEVVTRNVSSQN, from the coding sequence ATGCTCGTTCGTATTGTTCGGATGACCTTCCGGCCCGACGCCTTGTCCGACTTTCAGGCCATCTTCGATGCCTCTAAACACCGTATTCGGACGTTTCCGGGCAATTGCCACCTGACACTGCTCCGCGACCCCAACAACCCCGCCGTGCGGATGACCTACAGTTTGTGGGTGTCTGCCGACGCGCTTGAAGCCTATCGCCAAAGTGAGTTATTTCGCACTACCTGGGCGGCCACAAAAGTCTTGTTTGCCGAGCGGGCCGTAGCATTTTCGGGAGAAGCGTTGGAAGAGGTGGAAGTAGTTACAAGAAACGTAAGTTCTCAAAATTAA
- a CDS encoding Crp/Fnr family transcriptional regulator, translated as MQIWRDFIETYVPLTDVDWTEVSSRTHRRTLAKGQFYLRPGQINGEFVFIESGALRVFQTTPDEQEHTAWLAVDGQSFCDLASFRDQRPTRFSVQALADTTLLVVAHSDMQYLYGRKPIWQEFGRKLWEDVSVQLINTIVSFQAESAEARYERISREKILLQNAPLKFIAEFLGITPHTLSRVRGKKR; from the coding sequence ATGCAAATCTGGCGTGATTTTATCGAAACCTACGTGCCGCTGACCGATGTCGACTGGACCGAAGTCAGCAGCCGAACCCACCGACGAACGCTGGCGAAAGGGCAATTTTACCTCCGTCCGGGGCAGATCAATGGCGAATTTGTATTTATCGAGAGCGGTGCCCTGCGCGTTTTCCAGACCACGCCCGACGAGCAGGAGCATACAGCCTGGTTAGCTGTCGATGGGCAATCGTTCTGCGATTTGGCCAGCTTTCGCGACCAGCGTCCTACCCGTTTTTCGGTACAAGCCCTGGCCGATACGACCCTGCTTGTTGTTGCCCATTCCGACATGCAATACCTGTATGGTAGAAAGCCGATTTGGCAGGAGTTTGGCCGCAAACTCTGGGAAGATGTTAGTGTTCAACTGATTAATACGATTGTCTCGTTCCAGGCCGAATCGGCAGAAGCCCGTTATGAACGCATTAGCCGCGAGAAAATCCTACTCCAAAACGCTCCCCTCAAATTCATCGCCGAATTTCTGGGCATTACGCCACACACGTTGAGCCGGGTTCGGGGCAAAAAGCGATGA
- a CDS encoding MFS transporter: MFRDRRLLHIYAIIFIDVIVGSAIGPVLPEFVKGHSYPQLWLALGTGLFLGVQLFSAPLLGKLSDSYGRRPIFIISAIGTFLADCLLLPVRLGSQLANRLSDGLTNGMYATVRSAITDISPKDELFKNLGIEGAIISLGFVIGPAAAGFLLTVFDVVDGEQARVVVLMAVILSALNMLLSWTLRETMANVPSQSGNGVDTAVLKVEVMQSLNVQTLWMRLLAKNQKYPGLKQLVLMQLALTFSTGYYFYFVTYASFGELRLDARGISYFFMYFGALSVVISYVFYTYAADRINQRRAIIWLAGLGAPVLAAYGLIGTSVVWLYILVTLDCLTLSLIQGLIEGLMAQRTSDDDRGEIFGINQALQGLASFGTTLVFGALSLLDLRLPFAWFAACLAMVAVMAWNTQQPKTSDDANLA; the protein is encoded by the coding sequence ATGTTCCGCGACCGCCGACTGTTACATATTTACGCCATTATTTTTATCGACGTTATCGTTGGCTCGGCCATTGGGCCGGTACTGCCCGAGTTTGTAAAAGGTCATAGCTACCCACAACTCTGGCTGGCCCTCGGTACGGGTTTGTTTTTGGGCGTTCAGCTATTTTCGGCTCCTCTGCTGGGTAAATTGTCGGACAGTTACGGGCGTCGGCCTATTTTTATTATTTCGGCCATTGGCACGTTTCTGGCCGATTGTCTGCTGCTGCCGGTTCGGCTGGGGTCACAGTTGGCAAACCGGCTGAGCGATGGCCTGACCAACGGCATGTATGCCACCGTGCGCTCGGCCATTACCGACATCTCGCCCAAAGATGAACTGTTTAAAAACCTCGGCATCGAAGGGGCCATTATCTCGCTCGGTTTTGTAATCGGCCCGGCGGCTGCGGGTTTTCTGCTGACCGTATTCGATGTGGTCGATGGCGAACAGGCGCGGGTGGTAGTGCTGATGGCCGTGATACTGTCGGCACTGAATATGCTATTGAGCTGGACATTACGCGAGACAATGGCGAACGTACCGAGCCAATCGGGCAACGGCGTTGATACCGCTGTGCTGAAAGTCGAAGTGATGCAATCCCTAAACGTGCAAACGCTCTGGATGAGGCTACTGGCAAAGAACCAAAAGTATCCGGGGCTGAAACAGTTGGTACTGATGCAGTTGGCCCTAACGTTCAGTACCGGCTACTATTTCTACTTCGTCACCTACGCCAGTTTCGGCGAACTGCGCTTAGACGCCAGGGGCATCTCCTATTTTTTCATGTATTTCGGTGCGCTGAGCGTAGTCATCAGCTACGTATTTTACACCTACGCAGCCGACCGCATCAACCAGCGTCGGGCCATTATCTGGCTGGCCGGTCTGGGTGCTCCCGTGCTGGCAGCTTACGGCCTGATTGGTACGTCGGTAGTCTGGTTATACATACTCGTTACGCTCGATTGCCTGACGCTCTCTCTGATTCAGGGGCTGATTGAGGGATTGATGGCGCAACGCACAAGCGACGACGACCGGGGCGAAATCTTCGGTATCAATCAGGCGTTGCAGGGACTTGCCAGTTTTGGCACTACGCTCGTGTTCGGCGCGTTGTCGCTGCTCGATTTACGACTCCCGTTTGCGTGGTTCGCGGCCTGTCTGGCAATGGTGGCAGTGATGGCCTGGAACACGCAGCAACCGAAAACGAGTGACGATGCAAATCTGGCGTGA
- a CDS encoding MFS transporter: MFKDPRLALIYGITFIDAVITGGLGPLFNKYTQDLPARTVWVMAGSALLLGLQLVCSPVLGAISDKRGRKPVLIGTAIGSLLASLFLFPVKAWGYLSNRAFEGTTNGMTSVLRSAVVDIADKKDLVQQTAIQGSITALGAVFGPAVGGVLIIMLPQARYDPQPLVSMMVILAFINIGLTLIFKETCQEDTEPLNRAELKEKAFNAVKVITLWNQLSDVDKQLKGFKSIYILQLLSLASLGYYNYFIAYLVTGDLGLTPRQASYFFIYHSLLNLTVNLVFFQIIVKHVNQRKLLIAVSLAGIGTMALYAFAGSNVTMLYIAGAADALTIGLLAGLISGLMSKVIARSDGQGSLFGNTQALGGVASFATAVATTALTALEPRAPFAFYALAMGVLAYRVMHLPEEAAHEAEAKPQEIAE; encoded by the coding sequence ATGTTCAAAGACCCACGATTAGCACTAATTTACGGTATTACCTTCATCGACGCCGTGATTACGGGAGGGTTGGGGCCACTCTTCAACAAATACACACAGGACCTGCCCGCCCGAACGGTTTGGGTAATGGCCGGAAGCGCACTGCTGCTGGGTCTTCAATTGGTTTGTTCGCCTGTGTTGGGAGCCATTTCCGATAAGCGGGGCCGCAAGCCTGTACTGATTGGTACAGCCATAGGTTCGCTGCTGGCGTCGCTGTTTTTGTTTCCGGTAAAAGCCTGGGGCTACCTCAGTAATCGGGCTTTCGAGGGCACTACCAACGGCATGACGTCGGTGCTGCGGTCGGCGGTGGTCGATATTGCCGATAAGAAAGATTTAGTACAACAAACCGCCATTCAGGGCAGTATTACGGCGTTGGGTGCCGTTTTCGGGCCTGCTGTGGGCGGTGTGCTAATCATCATGCTGCCCCAGGCCCGTTACGACCCGCAGCCATTGGTTAGTATGATGGTGATACTCGCCTTCATCAACATTGGCCTGACGCTGATTTTCAAAGAAACCTGTCAGGAAGATACCGAGCCGCTCAACAGGGCCGAACTGAAAGAAAAAGCGTTCAATGCCGTGAAAGTAATAACACTCTGGAATCAGTTATCCGACGTCGATAAGCAGTTAAAAGGGTTCAAATCCATTTATATTCTGCAACTGCTGTCGCTGGCCTCGCTGGGCTATTACAATTATTTCATTGCCTATTTAGTCACGGGCGATCTCGGTCTGACACCCCGTCAGGCGTCGTACTTTTTTATTTACCACAGCCTGCTGAACCTAACCGTCAATCTGGTATTTTTTCAGATTATCGTCAAGCATGTCAACCAGCGTAAACTGCTGATTGCCGTTAGCTTAGCGGGTATTGGCACAATGGCTCTTTACGCCTTTGCCGGTAGCAACGTAACTATGTTATACATTGCCGGTGCTGCCGATGCACTGACCATCGGTTTGCTGGCGGGGCTGATTTCAGGGCTGATGTCGAAGGTTATAGCCAGGAGCGACGGGCAAGGCAGTTTGTTTGGAAACACGCAGGCATTGGGCGGAGTAGCAAGTTTTGCTACGGCAGTAGCCACCACCGCCCTGACAGCGTTAGAACCCCGCGCTCCGTTTGCGTTTTATGCTCTGGCAATGGGAGTGCTGGCCTACCGGGTCATGCATCTGCCCGAAGAAGCCGCGCACGAAGCCGAAGCTAAACCACAGGAAATAGCCGAATAA
- a CDS encoding MarR family winged helix-turn-helix transcriptional regulator — translation MDQGERRLIELVNAWATYSEARTEADVAGFCLHYLTEHTQVVPSEHHHPVTEENGLRDEQWVESLTGKANKSLIAIRPEARLGALVGRMAKYAYLYSKKAMQPLDFRSIDDPVYLIVLVQMGTPKKSELIYEMMAEFASGIDVINRLMAMGYVEEFPDEHDRRSKRLRITEQGLAGIQRAFPVMDRVADVAYSSLTDGEKALLVHILDKLDRYHADHYRQSRNADFDDVYDRMVGNKLA, via the coding sequence ATGGATCAGGGAGAGAGACGACTTATCGAACTTGTAAATGCGTGGGCAACCTACAGCGAAGCCCGGACCGAGGCCGATGTGGCGGGGTTTTGCCTGCACTATTTAACTGAACATACACAGGTGGTTCCGTCAGAACACCACCACCCCGTTACGGAAGAAAACGGCCTGCGCGACGAGCAGTGGGTAGAAAGCCTGACTGGGAAAGCGAATAAATCGTTGATTGCTATTCGGCCAGAAGCCCGGCTGGGTGCGCTGGTTGGTCGCATGGCGAAGTACGCTTATCTGTACTCGAAAAAGGCGATGCAGCCGCTCGACTTCAGGAGCATCGATGACCCCGTGTACCTGATTGTACTGGTGCAGATGGGAACGCCTAAAAAGAGTGAGCTGATCTACGAAATGATGGCCGAATTTGCATCGGGCATCGACGTAATTAATCGGCTGATGGCTATGGGTTACGTGGAAGAATTTCCGGATGAACACGACCGGCGTTCTAAGCGACTGCGCATTACAGAACAAGGTCTGGCCGGTATCCAGCGGGCATTTCCGGTTATGGACCGCGTGGCCGACGTGGCTTATAGTTCGCTCACCGATGGCGAAAAAGCCTTGCTGGTTCACATTCTGGATAAGCTCGACCGCTACCATGCCGACCATTACCGGCAGAGCAGAAACGCCGATTTCGACGACGTGTATGACCGTATGGTAGGCAATAAACTGGCCTAA